From Juglans regia cultivar Chandler chromosome 8, Walnut 2.0, whole genome shotgun sequence, the proteins below share one genomic window:
- the LOC108997753 gene encoding uncharacterized protein LOC108997753, protein MVHEQVLVSPKTVADNALGLIMNYVQLHLKSQVQAKHHFHWTAPLPGLLKLNVDGAMFGELCKSGVGCILRDDKGKVLMAALKAESEVEEPEAVELIVVLRGLQLCVSMGISRIQVESDCLLVVEALEHNNMAGSLLGLLYQDIKSISSCFVECSFVYVPREGNRAAHGLAIC, encoded by the coding sequence ATGGTGCATGAGCAGGTGCTGGTGAGCCCAAAAACTGTTGCTGATAATGCATTGGGTTTAATCATGAATTATGTACAGCTTCATTTGAAGTCTCAGGTGCAAGCAAAGCACCATTTTCACTGGACAGCTCCTCTACCAGGTCTGCTAAAGCTTAATGTTGATGGTGCAATGTTTGGAGAGTTGTGCAAATCAGGTGTTGGGTGTATTCTGCGGGACGATAAAGGGAAGGTGCTGATGGCTGCGTTAAAGGCTGAGAGTGAAGTTGAGGAACCAGAAGCTGTGGAGCTAATAGTTGTTCTTCGGGGTCTTCAATTGTGTGTCAGCATGGGTATCTCAAGAATACAAGTTGAGTCTGATTGCTTGTTAGTGGTGGAGGCACTGGAGCATAATAACATGGCTGGTTCTTTGCTGGGGCTGCTTTATCAAGATATTAAGTCTATTTCTTCTTGCTTTGTTGAGTGTTCTTTTGTTTATGTTCCTAGAGAGGGCAATAGGGCTGCTCATGGTTTAGCTATATGCTaa